GAGGTCCCAGCCGCCGCCGAGGGGACCGTCGCCCACGTCGGGTGGGACCCGGGCGGGTTCGGCCGGTACCTCCTCCTCGCCCACGGCCCCGACGTCTACACCATCTACGCCCACCTGTCGATGGTCCAGCCGGGGACCGCCTTCGCCCTGGGGGCCGTCGTCGGCCGGGTGGGGAAGACCGGCCACGTCACCGGGCCTCACCTGCACTTCGGGATCTACGTCACAGACCCCGCGACCCTGCTCCTCGTGGAGAAGGGCGGCGTCCGGAAGTTCAACAAGGATGCCGCCGTTGACCCGCTCCAAATGCTCGGAAGGGAGACGAGAGCGTGACCTTTGCCCTGTCGTCCGTGGTGTTCGTGATGCTCGGGCTCACCCTGCTCCTGATCCTGGTCAACCTCTTC
This DNA window, taken from Bacillota bacterium, encodes the following:
- a CDS encoding M23 family metallopeptidase → EVPAAAEGTVAHVGWDPGGFGRYLLLAHGPDVYTIYAHLSMVQPGTAFALGAVVGRVGKTGHVTGPHLHFGIYVTDPATLLLVEKGGVRKFNKDAAVDPLQMLGRETRA